A single region of the Brachypodium distachyon strain Bd21 chromosome 3, Brachypodium_distachyon_v3.0, whole genome shotgun sequence genome encodes:
- the LOC100845710 gene encoding flotillin-like protein 1: protein MGFVYRIASPSEYLAITGYGIDDVKLAKKAWLAPGQRCARFDISPVNYTFEVQAMSAEKLPFVLPAVFTIGPRADDEACLLRYAKLISPHDKLSHHVNELVKGVIEGETRVLAASMTMEQIFHGAKSFKQAVFESVQLELDQFGLIIYNANVKQLVDVPGHEYFSYLGQKTQQEAVNQAKVDVAEARMKGEVGAKEREGMTRQNAAKVDAETKVYTVKRQGEGSKEEARVEAEVKVFRNERDAEVAQANSELAMKKAGWEKQAQVAQVEAAQAVAIREAQLQVEVERTNAARQTEKLKAEHLSKAVVDYEMKVQQANWELYNRQKAAEALLFEQEKQAEARRAGADAEFFARQREAEAELYAKQKEADGLAAMGQAQSAYVASLLGALGGSYGALRDYLMVSSGVYQEMARINADAVRGLQPKISVWSNGGAEGGNNGAMKEVAGVYSMLPPLLTTVHEQTGMLPPAWMGTLNAGPSTT, encoded by the coding sequence ATGGGGTTCGTGTACCGCATCGCGAGCCCGTCGGAGTACCTGGCGATCACCGGTTACGGCATCGACGACGTGAAGCTCGCGAAGAAGGCGTGGTTGGCGCCGGGGCAGCGATGCGCGCGCTTCGACATCTCCCCGGTGAACTACACCTTCGAGGTGCAGGCCATGAGCGCCGAGAAGCTCCCCTTCGTGCTCCCGGCCGTCTTCACCATCGGCCCCCGCGCCGACGACGAAGCGTGCCTCCTCCGGTACGCGAAGCTCATCTCCCCTCACGACAAGCTCTCCCACCACGTGAACGAGCTGGTGAAGGGCGTGATCGAGGGGGAGACCCGCGTGCTGGCGGCGTCCATGACCATGGAGCAGATCTTCCACGGCGCCAAGTCGTTCAAGCAGGCCGTGTTCGAGAGCGTGCAGCTGGAGCTGGACCAGTTCGGGCTCATCATCTATAACGCCAACGTGAAGCAGCTGGTGGACGTGCCGGGCCACGAGTACTTCTCCTACCTGGGCCAGAAGACGCAGCAGGAGGCGGTGAACCAGGCCAAGGTGGACGTGGCGGAGGCCCGGATGAAGGGCGAGGTGGGCGCCAAGGAGCGGGAAGGGATGACGCGGCAGAACGCGGCCAAGGTGGACGCCGAGACCAAGGTGTACACCGTGAAGCGTCAGGGGGAAGGGTCCAAGGAGGAGGCCAGGGTGGAAGCGGAGGTGAAGGTGTTCAGGAACGAGAGGGATGCCGAGGTGGCGCAGGCCAACTCGGAGCTGGCGATGAAGAAGGCCGGGTGGGAGAAGCAGGCCCAGGTGGCCCAGGTGGAGGCGGCCCAGGCCGTGGCGATCCGCGAggcccagctgcaggtggaggtggagcgcACCAACGCGGCCCGGCAGACGGAGAAGCTCAAGGCGGAGCACCTGAGCAAGGCCGTGGTGGACTACGAGATGAAGGTGCAGCAGGCCAACTGGGAGCTGTACAACCGGCAGAAGGCGGCAGAGGCCTTGCTCTTCGAGCAGGAGAAGCAGGCCGAGGCCCGGCGGGCCGGTGCCGACGCCGAGTTCTTCGCGCGGCAGAGGGAGGCCGAGGCTGAGCTGTACGCGAAGCAGAAGGAGGCCGACGGGCTGGCGGCCATGGGCCAGGCCCAGAGCGCGTACGTGGCCTCGTTGCTGGGCGCGCTCGGGGGAAGCTACGGCGCGCTGCGCGACTACCTCATGGTCAGCTCCGGGGTGTACCAGGAGATGGCGCGCATCAACGCCGATGCCGTCAGGGGGCTCCAGCCCAAGATCAGCGTGTGGAGCAATGGTGGTGCCGAAGGGGGGAATAATGGGGCGATGAAGGAGGTGGCCGGAGTGTACAGCATGCTGCCGCCGCTTCTGACGACGGTGCACGAGCAGACTGGGAtgctgccgccggcgtggATGGGAACTCTCAACGCCGGCCCATCCACGACTTAG
- the LOC100845411 gene encoding uncharacterized protein LOC100845411 isoform X2: protein MSSAASGSGPGTAHEPAMQQLQEVVLAAAEAPSPAPGSVVVAAAEMPSPAPVSVVVAAAEVPAHGEVVTIVISHPEEVALEPKGVAPDSPAPLEPGGDSAMAAVAAAKEAELARSDSFDEQCRVCQQNTEEPLVDLGCRCRGDLSRAHRTCIDVWFRTRGSNKCEICQQVAVNIPPPETQASGWFSPLWVAFAILIGGLLLDVLISVSLGVSALPVNIIIGVLIVLGLGTALRLALECCQEFGSRRSMPRMENMAPSGYHPGV, encoded by the exons ATGTCGAGCGCAGCCTCCGGATCGGGCCCGGGCACAGCTCATGAGCCGGCTATGCAGCAACTGCAGGAGGTGGTCTTGGCTGCGGCTGAGGcgccatcgccggcgccgggatCAGTGGTCGTGGCTGCAGCTGAgatgccgtcgccggcgccggtatCAGTAGTCGTGGCTGCGGCTGAGGTGCCGGCGCACGGGGAGGTCGTCACCATCGTCATCTCGCACCCGGAGGAGGTTGCGCTCGAGCCGAAGGGCGTTGCCCCGGACTCCCCGGCACCTCTGGAGCCCGGGGGCGacagcgccatggccgccgtggCGGCCGCGAAGGAGGCGGAGCTGGCGAGGTCCGACAGCTTCGACGAGCAATGCAG AGTTTGTCAGCAAAATACGGAAGAACCTCTGGTAGACCTTGGATGCAGATGTCGAGGTGATCTTTCAAGAGCTCACCGTACGTGTATTGATGTTTGGTTCCGTACTAGAGGTTCAAACAAGTGTGAGATATGCCA GCAGGTTGCTGTAAATATTCCCCCTCCAGAGACACAAGCAAGT GGATGGTTTAGTCCACTATGGGTTGCATTTGCAATTCTGATTGGTGGTCTCTTACTGGATGTGCTGATATCTGTTTCTCTTGGTGTTTCTGCACTTCCTGTGAACATAATAATTG GCGTTCTCATCGTTCTCGGCTTGGGCACTGCCCTTCGACTAGCTCTCGAGTGCTGTCAGGAGTTTGGCTCGAGGAGAAGCATGCCAAGGATGGAAAACATGGCACCCAGTGGGTACCATCCTGGAGTGTAG
- the LOC100845103 gene encoding uncharacterized protein LOC100845103 → MISILAQERLLGFALGSVSMGGFVLHQRRAIYRSLAEADTAAGAPFAYQTSEITSRRGSADLAHVWNKAVDETLGRLVVYLSSRGW, encoded by the exons ATGATCAGCATCCTCGCGCAG GAGCGCCTCCTAGGGTTCGCCCTGGGCTCCGTCTCCATGGGCGGCTTCGTCCTTCACCAGCGCCGCGCTATATACCGCTCCCTTGCTGAAGCTGACACGGCCGCTGGGGCGCCATTCGCCTATCAG ACAAGTGAAATCACCAGTAGGAGGGGCTCAGCTGACTTGGCTCACGTATGGAACAAGGCAGTGGACGAAACCCTTGGCCGGCTTGTTGTATATCTTAGCTCTCGTGGATGGTAA
- the LOC100845411 gene encoding uncharacterized protein LOC100845411 isoform X1 — MSSAASGSGPGTAHEPAMQQLQEVVLAAAEAPSPAPGSVVVAAAEMPSPAPVSVVVAAAEVPAHGEVVTIVISHPEEVALEPKGVAPDSPAPLEPGGDSAMAAVAAAKEAELARSDSFDEQCRVCQQNTEEPLVDLGCRCRGDLSRAHRTCIDVWFRTRGSNKCEICQQVAVNIPPPETQASTSYWVWRVDSAYGRGRGGSQRGWFSPLWVAFAILIGGLLLDVLISVSLGVSALPVNIIIGVLIVLGLGTALRLALECCQEFGSRRSMPRMENMAPSGYHPGV; from the exons ATGTCGAGCGCAGCCTCCGGATCGGGCCCGGGCACAGCTCATGAGCCGGCTATGCAGCAACTGCAGGAGGTGGTCTTGGCTGCGGCTGAGGcgccatcgccggcgccgggatCAGTGGTCGTGGCTGCAGCTGAgatgccgtcgccggcgccggtatCAGTAGTCGTGGCTGCGGCTGAGGTGCCGGCGCACGGGGAGGTCGTCACCATCGTCATCTCGCACCCGGAGGAGGTTGCGCTCGAGCCGAAGGGCGTTGCCCCGGACTCCCCGGCACCTCTGGAGCCCGGGGGCGacagcgccatggccgccgtggCGGCCGCGAAGGAGGCGGAGCTGGCGAGGTCCGACAGCTTCGACGAGCAATGCAG AGTTTGTCAGCAAAATACGGAAGAACCTCTGGTAGACCTTGGATGCAGATGTCGAGGTGATCTTTCAAGAGCTCACCGTACGTGTATTGATGTTTGGTTCCGTACTAGAGGTTCAAACAAGTGTGAGATATGCCA GCAGGTTGCTGTAAATATTCCCCCTCCAGAGACACAAGCAAGT ACAAGTTATTGGGTTTGGAGGGTTGATTCAGCTTATGGAAGGGGCCGAGGAGGAAGTCAAAGG GGATGGTTTAGTCCACTATGGGTTGCATTTGCAATTCTGATTGGTGGTCTCTTACTGGATGTGCTGATATCTGTTTCTCTTGGTGTTTCTGCACTTCCTGTGAACATAATAATTG GCGTTCTCATCGTTCTCGGCTTGGGCACTGCCCTTCGACTAGCTCTCGAGTGCTGTCAGGAGTTTGGCTCGAGGAGAAGCATGCCAAGGATGGAAAACATGGCACCCAGTGGGTACCATCCTGGAGTGTAG